Proteins from a genomic interval of Benincasa hispida cultivar B227 chromosome 7, ASM972705v1, whole genome shotgun sequence:
- the LOC120081223 gene encoding non-specific lipid transfer protein GPI-anchored 1: MRKMKGGIRKVGAALLVAVAMVCLMGRPGKAAEDDHLKEECSSDFEKVVSCFEYATGKAAAPSKECCDSIEGIKESKPKCLCFFIQQTHNGNQQIKSMGIQEIKLLQLPSVCHLKNSSVSYCPKLLGLPANSPDAAIFSNTTTSATPASSTTTRTSPDGSSGTKIAANSPGALMAVAMAVIFFTAFLPPITREG, encoded by the exons ATGAGAAAAATGAAGGGCGGAATAAGGAAAGTTGGGGCGGCGCTGTTGGTGGCGGTGGCGATGGTTTGTTTAATGGGAAGGCCGGGGAAGGCAGCTGAAGACGACCATCTGAAAGAAGAGTGCAGCAGTGACTTTGAGAAAGTGGTGAGTTGCTTCGAGTACGCGACGGGGAAGGCGGCGGCGCCGAGTAAGGAGTGTTGTGACTCAATTGAAGGTATAAAAGAAAGCAAGCCCAAGTGCTTGTGTTTCTTTATACAGCAGACTCATAATGGGAATCAGCAGATTAAGAGCATGGGTATTCAAGAGATCAAGCTTCTTCAGCTTCCTTCTGTTTGTCACTTGAAAAACTCAAGCGTCAGCTATTGCCCTA AGCTTCTGGGGTTACCAGCAAATTCACCCGACGCTGCTATTTTTAGCAACACTACGACATCCGCGACGCCGGCATCATCAACGACGACAAGGACGAGTCCCGACGGCAGTTCTGGTACTAAGATAGCAGCCAATTCTCCTGGCGCTCTGATGGCGGTGGCAATGGCGGTAATCTTTTTCACAGCATTCCTTCCGCCGATCACGCGTGAGGGATAA